The Pyrus communis chromosome 2, drPyrComm1.1, whole genome shotgun sequence genome includes a window with the following:
- the LOC137724632 gene encoding berberine bridge enzyme-like 17, with amino-acid sequence MHKRSQSLVHWLLYKYSKVVCFITLPEINNNDFPSSPFQLAILSILSVVTVSWATSDPLVNIDDFLQCSKQSQSTSSIHAAIYTPQNTSFQSVLSDRIKNRRFSTSTTPKPLAIVAAKHDFNVQATVLCAKQQGLQIRIRSGGHDYEGLSYVSHVPFIILDMFQLQSVNVNVGEETAWVQSGATLGQIYYKIAEKSNVLGFPAGVGPTVGAGGHFGGGGYGPLMRKYGLSIDNIIDAKIVVADGRVLDRKSMGEDLFWAIRGGGGASFGVILSWKLKLVSVPAKVTVFNVSITLEKGATDVVYKWQYVAPQLPKDLFIRVRPLQVNSTGGKKTVKVSFIGLFLGRTNKLLPLVKERLPELGLQRRDCFEMSWIENKVFFADYPFGTPITVLLNRTNGQPSFFKARSDYVKKPIPKRVIESLWKEMIKIDNFWMDWNPYGGRMGEISESATPSPHRAGNLFLIQYYAVWVEEGVKAASKYLQLSRKFFDLMTPYVSKNPREAFQNYRDLEIGANLDNQTKLYTNLLQEI; translated from the coding sequence ATGCACAAACGGAGTCAAAGTTTGGTGCATTGGCTTCTTTATAAATACTCCAAAGTCGTTTGTTTTATCACACTGCCAGAAATCAACAACAATGATTTCCCAAGCTCTCCATTTCAACTCGCCATTCTCTCAATCCTTTCAGTCGTCACAGTTTCATGGGCAACTTCAGATCCACTTGTCAATATTGATGACTTTCTGCAATGTTCTAAACAATCTCAGTCTACCAGCTCAATCCATGCAGCCATTTACACCCCTCAAAACACCTCTTTTCAATCTGTTCTGTCGGACCGTATTAAAAACCGCAGATTTTCTACATCCACAACTCCAAAACCTTTGGCCATTGTAGCAGCCAAGCACGATTTCAATGTTCAAGCAACTGTTCTATGTGCAAAACAGCAAGGATTGCAAATCAGAATCCGAAGTGGTGGCCATGATTACGAGGGTCTGTCGTACGTGTCTCATGTACCCTTTATCATTCTTGACATGTTTCAACTCCAATCCGTTAATGTTAATGTTGGGGAGGAGACCGCTTGGGTTCAGTCCGGAGCTACCCTTGGCCAAATTTATTACAAAATTGCTGAGAAAAGCAACGTTCTAGGGTTTCCTGCTGGGGTTGGTCCAACGGTTGGTGCTGGTGGTCACTTTGGTGGCGGCGGGTATGGCCCTTTGATGCGTAAATATGGCCTTAGCATCGATAATATTATCGATGCTAAGATAGTTGTTGCAGATGGTAGAGTCCTTGATAGAAAATCAATGGGAGAAGATCTTTTCTGGGCTATTAGAGGAGGCGGTGGAGCTAGTTTCGGGGTCATTCTTTCGTGGAAGCTCAAGTTGGTTTCGGTTCCAGCTAAAGTGACTGTGTTCAACGTCTCAATAACCTTAGAGAAAGGGGCTACAGATGTCGTTTATAAGTGGCAATACGTAGCACCCCAGCTGCCTAAAGACCTCTTCATCAGAGTAAGGCCACTACAAGTGAACAGCACCGGGGGAAAGAAGACTGTGAAAGTATCATTCATTGGTCTTTTTTTGGGACGTACTAACAAGCTTCTTCCGTTGGTAAAGGAGCGCTTGCCCGAATTAGGTTTGCAACGAAGAGATTGTTTCGAAATGAGCTGGATTGAAAACAAAGTGTTCTTTGCTGATTACCCATTTGGAACTCCGATAACTGTTCTTCTCAACAGGACTAATGGACAACCAAGCTTCTTCAAAGCCAGGTCTGACTATGTGAAGAAACCGATTCCGAAACGAGTTATAGAATCCTTATGGAAGGAGATGATTAAGATAGACAATTTTTGGATGGACTGGAACCCGTACGGTGGAAGAATGGGCGAGATTTCTGAGTCGGCTACTCCGTCCCCTCACAGAGCTGGAAATCTATTTTTGATTCAATACTATGCGGTATGGGTAGAGGAAGGTGTTAAGGCAGCCAGCAAGTACCTTCAATTATCAAGAAAGTTTTTTGACCTGATGACTCCATATGTCTCCAAGAACCCAAGAGAGGCCTTCCAAAACTACCGGGATCTAGAAATTGGGGCTAATCTGGATAATCAGACtaaattatatacaaatttgtTACAAGAAATCTAA